The Papilio machaon chromosome 3, ilPapMach1.1, whole genome shotgun sequence genome window below encodes:
- the LOC106712345 gene encoding uncharacterized protein CG16817 produces the protein MTSEIVTPPSVSWAQSNARVYLTFNVECDKPDIKIEKNAVSFKGICAPEQKLNQVDIPLFAEVDPEKSTQVNKGRLIELVLVKHKTDEPFWPSLTSDKKKHHWLKVDFNRWQDEDESEDDLDPMNDMFSNKIGDFGDEDIEKNDSSSGEEEDLPDIE, from the coding sequence ATGACGTCGGAAATTGTAACGCCTCCATCAGTATCATGGGCGCAGAGTAATGCCCGTGTGTATTTGACTTTTAACGTTGAATGTGATAAACCagacataaaaatagaaaaaaatgcaGTGTCTTTTAAGGGAATATGCGCTCCTGAACAAAAATTGAACCAAGTTGACATACCTTTGTTTGCTGAAGTCGATCCCGAAAAAAGTACACAGGTTAACAAAGGAAGACTCATTGAACTTGTTTTAGTAAAGCACAAGACTGATGAACCATTTTGGCCTTCATTAACAAGTGATAAAAAGAAACACCATTGGCTCAAAGTTGATTTCAACCGGTGGCAGGATGAAGATGAAAGTGAAGATGATCTGGACCCCATGAACGATATGTTCTCAAACAAAATAGGAGATTTCGGAGATGAAGATATTGAGAAAAATGACTCGAGCTCCGGAGAAGAGGAAGATCTCCCTGATATTGAATAA